In the genome of Myxococcus stipitatus, one region contains:
- a CDS encoding condensation domain-containing protein has protein sequence MHQVPLTHAGFNAGHVHEWRLGPPRNTLAVAPLSDKPASYNQEKHFSAAVMARQEHVAENYWIGLSFKIPGPLNLEALESALLLFVKRHEVLRCGFEQLIAGDLRCDVMTPGEVRLVHTDVGPLPTSEAVTAHIRATFNRDIDTLSWPLFVLGVVAEETQSTVYMGFDHILCDGLSLVIAVEEVERDYAALVAGQQPVLEVAGSYLDFGDEQRRRYSLLTATSPDLEYWRNFIAGAGDLFPRVPLDLGIESGRMYPALNHTVRLLDDTAALTFERICRERGTKLFMGLLAVVGMALRDISGSQTYRGFLPISERQDPRWRQSFGWFVNTLAITFPIADDMGFPEVVEGVQSGFKELIRNVDVPFVKVWELLAPQHFHLRSWPYPVNFFSFLDYRKMPGAAQFDTWQPKTIPESSHSNTGNMWFLRNSEGLFLHSIFCDVPQSVDAMTRYRAAISSILDGLILGASRTGTAAKENGQPTASL, from the coding sequence ATGCACCAGGTCCCCCTCACCCATGCGGGATTCAACGCCGGACATGTTCACGAATGGCGGCTCGGCCCGCCGAGGAACACCCTTGCCGTCGCGCCCCTCAGCGACAAGCCCGCGTCGTACAACCAGGAGAAGCACTTCTCGGCGGCGGTGATGGCGCGGCAGGAACACGTCGCGGAGAACTATTGGATTGGCCTGTCCTTCAAGATTCCCGGTCCGCTCAACCTGGAGGCCCTGGAGTCCGCGCTCCTCTTGTTCGTCAAGCGGCACGAGGTGCTGCGCTGCGGGTTCGAGCAGCTCATCGCCGGAGACCTGCGCTGCGACGTGATGACGCCCGGGGAGGTCCGCCTCGTGCACACCGACGTGGGCCCGCTCCCGACGAGCGAGGCCGTCACCGCGCACATCCGGGCCACGTTCAACCGGGACATCGACACGCTGTCGTGGCCCCTGTTCGTGCTGGGCGTGGTGGCCGAGGAGACACAGTCCACGGTCTACATGGGCTTCGACCACATCCTGTGTGACGGGCTCTCGCTGGTGATTGCCGTGGAGGAGGTGGAGCGGGACTACGCCGCCCTCGTGGCGGGCCAGCAGCCGGTGCTCGAGGTGGCCGGAAGCTATCTCGATTTCGGCGACGAGCAGCGCCGCCGGTACTCCTTGCTCACCGCGACGAGTCCCGACCTGGAGTACTGGCGGAACTTCATCGCGGGCGCGGGAGACCTGTTCCCGCGCGTCCCGCTCGACCTGGGCATCGAGTCCGGCCGGATGTATCCAGCGCTGAACCACACTGTGCGGCTGCTCGATGACACGGCGGCTCTCACCTTCGAGCGCATCTGCCGGGAGCGCGGCACCAAGCTGTTCATGGGCCTGCTCGCGGTCGTCGGCATGGCGCTCCGAGACATCTCCGGCAGCCAGACGTACCGCGGGTTCCTGCCCATCAGCGAGCGGCAGGACCCTCGGTGGCGGCAGTCCTTCGGTTGGTTCGTCAACACGCTGGCCATCACCTTCCCCATCGCCGACGACATGGGGTTCCCCGAGGTCGTCGAGGGCGTGCAGTCGGGCTTCAAGGAGCTCATCCGCAACGTCGACGTGCCCTTCGTGAAGGTCTGGGAGCTCCTGGCGCCGCAGCACTTCCACCTGCGCAGCTGGCCGTACCCGGTGAACTTCTTCTCGTTCCTCGACTACCGGAAGATGCCCGGCGCCGCCCAGTTCGACACCTGGCAGCCGAAGACCATCCCCGAGTCCTCGCACTCCAACACGGGCAACATGTGGTTCCTCCGCAACTCGGAGGGGCTCTTCCTGCACTCCATCTTCTGTGACGTGCCCCAGAGCGTCGACGCGATGACTCGCTATCGCGCCGCCATCTCCTCCATCCTCGATGGGCTCATCCTGGGCGCGTCTCGCACGGGCACCGCCGCCAAGGAGAACGGCCAGCCGACGGCGTCCCTCTAG
- a CDS encoding RCC1 repeat-containing protein → MRKHRGHTRITSKAVWLLSLLLAVSGCQDGGPSTPDELATARAAETASRLGLVAAGRHHTLAVRSDGTVWAWGDNAYGQLGNGSLQDQRVPVRTWGLWNISAVGAGDLHSLAMKSDGTVWTWGGNNFGQLGDGTTTGRQVPVQVPVLGEVVRVAAGFSHSLALKSDGTVWAWGSNGAGRLGDGTTTQRLTPVQVQGLPTIKAIAAGNAHSLALDGTGRVWAWGSNANGQLGDSTAGYRMLPALVPALTNVTGLSAGSNHSLVRQADGTVWVWGANTYGQLGDGTTTSRSAPQQVSGLAGVEGVLGAELHSLVLKSDGTVWTWGSNQRGQLGDGTQEQRLVPVQVMGLSGVVALAAGSGQHSVAVMANGEVWTWGHNVEGQLGEGSLSYSAVPKRSLALVERTSVASGRYHSLALKPDGTIWAWGDNAKGQMGDGTTAQRLLPTQVPGLVGAVAVAAGHHSSLALKSDGTVWAWGDNANGQLGNGSTTDRSSPTQVSGLASVVSIAAGPGHALAVKADGTLWTWGDNVTGQLGDGTTVDRPVPTQVPGITGVVSVAAGLYHSLVVKTDGTVWAWGSNYEGQLGSGTATIRPVPSQTSNLTGVAAVTSGLYHSLALKTDGTVWAWGYNLYGQLGNGNNTTQVVPTQVPGFSGGVSLGAGIYHSLAVRTDGSVWAWGYNYRGQLGDGTTTTRHVPTQVTGFTGGSLLSAGESHSVAVRADGTAWTWGTNDKGQLGDGAARWHYAPTLSRLVGARGLAAGDRFTAARKSDGTVWTWGDNLSGQLGDGTTLSTRGPVQVPGLTDVEGLAAGESHAVAVKTDGTVWTWGNNTKGQLGDGTTTRRLVPTQVPGLTGVVAVAAGYAHSLALKADGTVWAWGENLYGQLGDGSTTQRVVPTQVQGLTGILSMASGTYHGLARKADGTLWAWGYNAHGQLGIGTTTTRLTPTLVPSLSGVVNLSATHQHSMALKPDGTVWAWGYNSYGQLGDGTTTTRHVPTQVPGLSSVKAISAGFEYSLALKADGTVWSWGINDRGQLGSGTSTPRSTPAQVAGLTSVTLLLAARAHALVVSADGTMRGFGDNEAGQLGAGDTLVRLAPNQVW, encoded by the coding sequence CTGTCTGGCTGTTGTCCCTGTTGTTGGCGGTCTCGGGCTGCCAGGACGGTGGGCCGTCAACACCCGATGAGCTGGCCACGGCGAGAGCCGCGGAGACGGCCAGCCGGCTGGGCCTCGTGGCCGCGGGCCGTCACCACACGCTCGCGGTGCGCTCGGATGGAACTGTCTGGGCTTGGGGCGACAACGCCTATGGCCAGCTGGGCAATGGCAGCCTCCAGGACCAGCGGGTTCCCGTCCGGACCTGGGGTTTGTGGAACATCAGCGCCGTGGGTGCCGGTGACCTGCACTCGCTCGCGATGAAGTCAGATGGCACGGTGTGGACGTGGGGCGGCAACAACTTCGGCCAGCTGGGCGACGGGACGACCACCGGCCGCCAGGTCCCCGTGCAGGTGCCGGTGCTCGGCGAGGTGGTGCGCGTCGCCGCGGGCTTCTCGCACTCGCTGGCGCTCAAGTCGGACGGCACCGTCTGGGCCTGGGGCAGCAATGGCGCGGGCCGGCTGGGCGATGGCACCACCACGCAGCGGCTGACGCCGGTGCAGGTGCAGGGCCTGCCCACCATCAAGGCGATTGCCGCGGGCAATGCACACTCCCTCGCGCTCGACGGCACGGGCCGGGTGTGGGCGTGGGGCAGCAACGCCAACGGCCAGCTGGGTGACTCCACCGCCGGCTACCGGATGCTTCCCGCGCTGGTCCCGGCGCTCACGAACGTGACGGGGCTGTCGGCGGGCAGCAATCACTCCCTCGTCCGACAGGCGGACGGCACCGTCTGGGTGTGGGGCGCGAACACCTACGGCCAGCTCGGCGATGGAACGACGACGTCCCGCTCGGCGCCGCAGCAGGTGTCGGGACTGGCCGGCGTGGAGGGTGTGCTGGGGGCGGAGCTCCACTCGCTCGTGCTGAAGTCGGATGGAACGGTCTGGACGTGGGGCTCCAACCAGCGCGGCCAGCTGGGCGACGGGACGCAGGAGCAGCGGCTGGTCCCCGTGCAGGTGATGGGCTTGAGCGGCGTGGTGGCCTTGGCGGCGGGCAGTGGACAGCACTCGGTCGCCGTGATGGCCAACGGCGAGGTGTGGACGTGGGGCCACAACGTCGAAGGGCAGCTGGGTGAAGGCTCCCTCTCCTACAGCGCGGTGCCGAAGCGCAGCCTCGCCCTGGTGGAGCGGACCAGCGTGGCCTCGGGGCGCTACCACTCACTGGCGTTGAAGCCGGACGGCACCATCTGGGCCTGGGGTGACAACGCCAAGGGACAGATGGGCGATGGCACCACCGCGCAGCGCCTGCTGCCCACCCAGGTCCCCGGCCTCGTGGGCGCGGTGGCGGTGGCCGCGGGCCATCACTCCTCGCTGGCGCTGAAGTCAGACGGCACCGTCTGGGCCTGGGGTGACAATGCCAACGGTCAGCTGGGGAACGGGTCGACCACCGACCGGTCCAGTCCCACGCAGGTTTCCGGCCTCGCCAGCGTCGTGTCCATCGCCGCGGGCCCGGGCCATGCGTTGGCGGTGAAGGCCGACGGTACCCTCTGGACCTGGGGCGACAACGTCACCGGCCAGCTGGGCGATGGAACCACCGTCGACCGGCCAGTTCCCACGCAGGTCCCTGGCATCACAGGCGTCGTCTCCGTCGCCGCGGGGCTGTATCACTCGCTCGTCGTGAAGACGGACGGAACAGTCTGGGCCTGGGGGTCCAACTATGAAGGACAGCTGGGCAGCGGCACCGCCACCATCCGGCCCGTTCCCTCCCAGACGTCCAACCTCACCGGAGTCGCCGCCGTGACCTCGGGGCTGTATCACTCGCTGGCGCTGAAGACAGACGGCACCGTGTGGGCCTGGGGCTACAACCTCTATGGCCAGCTGGGCAATGGCAACAACACCACCCAGGTGGTGCCCACGCAGGTGCCTGGCTTCTCGGGCGGCGTGTCCCTGGGCGCGGGCATCTACCACTCCCTGGCCGTCAGGACGGACGGCTCCGTCTGGGCTTGGGGATACAACTACCGGGGCCAGCTGGGCGATGGCACCACCACCACCCGGCACGTGCCCACGCAGGTCACGGGCTTCACGGGTGGCTCCCTCCTCTCCGCGGGCGAGTCCCACTCCGTGGCGGTGCGGGCGGACGGCACCGCCTGGACCTGGGGGACGAATGACAAGGGACAGCTGGGCGATGGCGCCGCGCGCTGGCACTACGCGCCGACCCTCTCCCGGCTCGTGGGAGCCCGAGGGCTCGCCGCCGGCGACCGGTTCACCGCGGCCCGGAAGTCGGACGGAACTGTCTGGACCTGGGGTGACAACCTCTCCGGTCAGTTGGGCGATGGAACGACCCTCTCCACACGGGGCCCCGTGCAGGTGCCCGGCCTCACCGACGTGGAGGGACTGGCCGCGGGCGAAAGCCACGCGGTGGCGGTGAAGACGGATGGGACGGTCTGGACCTGGGGCAACAACACCAAGGGACAGCTGGGCGATGGCACCACCACCCGACGGCTGGTTCCCACCCAGGTCCCCGGTCTCACGGGCGTGGTCGCCGTGGCGGCGGGCTATGCGCACTCGCTGGCGCTGAAGGCGGACGGCACGGTGTGGGCCTGGGGCGAGAACCTCTACGGACAGCTCGGGGATGGCTCCACCACGCAGCGCGTGGTCCCCACCCAGGTGCAGGGGCTCACGGGCATATTGTCCATGGCATCGGGCACGTATCACGGCCTCGCCCGGAAGGCGGATGGCACCCTCTGGGCCTGGGGCTACAACGCCCATGGCCAGCTGGGCATCGGCACCACCACCACCCGCCTGACGCCCACGCTGGTGCCGAGCCTGTCCGGCGTGGTGAACCTGTCCGCGACACATCAGCACTCGATGGCGCTGAAGCCGGACGGGACGGTCTGGGCCTGGGGCTACAACTCCTATGGTCAGCTGGGGGACGGCACCACCACCACCCGGCACGTGCCCACGCAGGTCCCCGGCCTCTCGAGCGTCAAGGCCATCAGCGCCGGGTTCGAGTACTCACTCGCGCTGAAGGCGGACGGCACCGTCTGGTCGTGGGGCATCAACGACCGGGGCCAGCTCGGCAGCGGCACGTCGACGCCGCGCTCGACGCCCGCGCAGGTCGCGGGGTTGACCAGCGTCACGCTCCTCCTGGCCGCCAGGGCCCATGCCCTGGTCGTCTCCGCGGACGGAACGATGAGAGGCTTTGGCGACAACGAGGCCGGCCAGCTGGGCGCCGGAGACACACTCGTCAGGCTGGCTCCGAACCAAGTCTGGTGA